The Candidatus Eisenbacteria bacterium genome has a segment encoding these proteins:
- a CDS encoding type II toxin-antitoxin system PemK/MazF family toxin — protein MGVVREPGVRRGEVYLITLDPARGGEIRKKRPCVIVSPDELNAHLRTLIVAPLTTGSHAYPFRVPCRFSGRSGHVILDQVRTVGRDRFVRRLGRLSPKVVAEALGVLQEMFAP, from the coding sequence ATGGGAGTGGTGAGGGAGCCTGGGGTTCGGCGTGGAGAAGTCTATCTCATCACATTGGATCCGGCGCGGGGAGGAGAGATCCGGAAGAAACGGCCCTGCGTTATCGTGTCCCCGGACGAGCTGAACGCGCATTTGCGGACACTCATCGTCGCGCCGCTCACAACGGGATCGCATGCGTATCCGTTCCGTGTGCCTTGTCGTTTCAGCGGTCGTTCGGGGCACGTCATCTTGGACCAGGTTCGCACGGTGGGTCGGGACCGCTTCGTGCGTCGCCTCGGTCGGTTGTCCCCGAAGGTGGTAGCAGAGGCACTTGGCGTGCTTCAAGAGATGTTCGCGCCGTAG